One region of Quercus lobata isolate SW786 chromosome 2, ValleyOak3.0 Primary Assembly, whole genome shotgun sequence genomic DNA includes:
- the LOC115975003 gene encoding protein NLP2-like, whose amino-acid sequence MENGFSAPGTILGALPNSAMELDLVDELFQDRCWLEATEGLEFLLQSPSSSGSVLGPSFVWSALEARDNLSLNPSQTGYLDEAQRPLPDESQERSLVNAVSLGQNTVDVVAGCSSESENIVIKGPKLGRRLWIAPNMNQGLTYCVEERLMKAIEYVREFTRGKDVLIQVWVPVNRDGRRVLTTSNQPFAFGSSNPRLASYRDISADFHFAAEEDSKEVMGLLSRAFLGKVPEWTPDVRFYTKNEYFRIVHAQLYDVRGTLALPIFEHGSSNCVGVIEVVMTAQQTKYGPELESVCKALEAVDLRSFDALSTENLKAFPTSYQAALPEIQEALRFACKTHRLPLAQTWVPCIQQGKVGCRHSNENYIYCVSTVDRACIVADPNMQEFHEACSEHHLLKGEGIVGEAFKTNQPRFSSDITSLSKTEYPLSHHARLFGLHAAVAIHLRSIHTGTDDFVLEFFLPTDCRDPEEQKNMLNSLSHTIQQVCRSLRVVTDKELEEDTNLPVNGTRKLSREEILKEKCSEFCQPCQDSNLKVNVDCGEECSMHGEGNFPSVGKAKTGEKRRTKAEKTIPLEVLQQYFAGSLKDASKSIGVCPTTLKRICRQHGINRWPSRKIKKVGHSLKKLQLAIDSVEGASGALQIDSFYTKFPKLASPNLSGTNPFSASKLSDHPQSILQPEGGIFSPQTAASKSPYTSCSQSSSSTHAPTRNVVGCEDPIVGEHFSDSALQRITSEAELHASSQAPKLQPKLESLKSFNEHPSAENFPPLQKLKVTYGDEKIRLRRKNNWGYKDLLLEIASRFNIDDISRFEVKYLDDDSEWVLLTCDDDLEECIDICRSSQSDTIKLALQVSRHHVGRSLGSNDTLIVRCS is encoded by the exons ATGGAAAACGGTTTTTCAGCACCAGGTACCATTTTGGGTGCTCTGCCTAATTCAGCTATGGAACTGGACCTCGTCGATGAACTTTTTCAAGATAGATGCTGGTTGGAAGCAACTGAGGGACTTGAATTCCTTCTTCAAAGTCCCTCCAGTTCTGGTTCAGTCTTAGGCCCTTCATTTGTATGGTCTGCTTTGGAGGCTCGTGACAATTTGAGCTTGAACCCATCTCAAACGGGCTATCTAGATGAGGCACAAAGACCATTGCCTGATGAAAGTCAGGAAAGAAGTCTAGTCAATGCTGTATCTCTTGGACAGAATACGGTTGATGTTGTTGCTGGGTGTTCTAGTGAATcagaaaatattgtaattaaagGTCCTAAACTAGGCAGAAGGTTGTGGATTGCACCCAACATGAATCAAGGTCTTACATATTGTGTAGAAGAGAGATTAATGAAGGCAATTGAATACGTTAGAGAATTCACAAGAGGTAAAGATGTTCTTATACAGGTATGGGTGCCTGTGAATAGAGACGGTAGACGTGTTCTAACAACTAGTAATCAACCTTTCGCATTTGGTTCCAGTAATCCACGGCTTGCAAGTTACCGAGACATCTCTGCGGATTTTCATTTTGCAGCTGAGGAGGATTCGAAGGAGGTGATGGGATTGCTCAGTCGTGCTTTCTTGGGTAAGGTTCCTGAGTGGACGCCTGATGTTCGATTCTATACAAAGAATGAGTACTTTAGAATTGTTCATGCTCAACTGTATGATGTCCGTGGAACTCTTGCCCTTCCAATCTTTGAACATGGTAGCAGTAATTGCGTGGGTGTTATTGAGGTTGTGATGACTGCCCAGCAGACCAAGTATGGCCCTGAACTTGAAAGTGTTTGCAAGGCACTTGAG GCTGTTGATCTTAGGAGTTTTGATGCTTTGAGCACCGAGAATCTAAAG GCATTCCCCACATCCTACCAAGCTGCATTACCTGAGATTCAAGAGGCTTTGAGATTTGCCTGCAAGACACATAGACTGCCCTTAGCTCAAACTTGGGTTCCATGCATTCAACAAGGTAAAGTGGGGTGCCGTCACTCCAATGAGAACTACATTTATTGTGTTTCCACTGTGGATCGTGCTTGCATTGTAGCTGATCCCAATATGCAGGAATTTCATGAGGCTTGCTCTGAGCATCACTTGTTAAAAGGTGAAGGCATTGTTGGGGAAGCATTTAAGACCAATCAACCACGCTTCTCAAGTGACATAACATCCCTAAGCAAGACAGAGTACCCTTTGTCTCACCATGCAAGGTTGTTTGGGTTGCATGCTGCTGTTGCAATACACCTGCGAAGCATCCACACTGGTACAGATGACTTTGTCCTGGAGTTCTTCTTGCCCACAGATTGCAGGGATCCTGAAGAACAAAAGAACATGCTTAATTCATTGTCCCATACTATACAGCAGGTTTGCCGGAGCTTACGAGTAGTAACAGACAAGGAGCTAGAGGAGGATACCAATTTGCCAGTTAATGGGACTAGGAAACTTAGTAGAGAAGAGATATTAAAAGAGAAGTGCTCTGAGTTTTGCCAACCTTGTCAAGATTCTAACTTAAAAGTAAATGTTGATTGTGGTGAAGAGTGTTCTATGCATGGTGAGGGTAACTTCCCAAGTGTGGGTAAGGCTAAAACAGGAGAGAAAAGACGCACCAAGGCAGAGAAAACGATCCCTTTGGAAGTCCTTCAGCAATATTTTGCTGGCAGTCTAAAAGATGCCTCAAAGAGTATTGGAG TTTGCCCAACAACTTTGAAAAGAATATGCCGACAACATGGGATTAATCGTTGGCCTTCTAGGAAAATTAAGAAGGTTGGTCACTCCTTAAAGAAACTCCAGCTTGCAATCGACTCAGTTGAGGGTGCATCTGGTGCTTTACAAATAGATTCCTTCTATACCAAGTTCCCAAAGCTAGCCTCTCCAAATTTATCGGGAACCAACCCATTTTCAGCTTCAAAGCTCAGTGATCATCCACAGTCCATTTTGCAGCCTGAAGGAGGCATTTTCAGTCCTCAAACTGCTGCATCAAAATCACCCTACACTTCATGCAGTCAGAGTTCAAGTTCAACTCATGCTCCCACTAGGAACGTTGTTGGTTGCGAAGATCCTATAGTTGGTGAACACTTTAGTGATAGTGCACTACAGAGGATCACAAGTGAAGCAGAACTGCATGCCTCAAGTCAGGCACCAAAGCTGCAGCCAAAACTTGAGAGTCTTAAATCTTTTAATGAGCACCCTAGTGCCGAGAATTTTCCACCCTTACAGAAATTAAAAGTCACATATGGGGATGAGAAAATCCGTTTACGAAGGAAAAATAATTGGGGATACAAAGATTTGCTGCTAGAAATTGCCAGTCGATTTAATATAGATGACATAAGTAGGTTTGAGGTCAAGTACTTGGATGATGATTCTGAGTGGGTCTTACTAACATGTGATGATGATTTGGAGGAGTGTATTGATATATGTCGATCATCACAGAGCGACACTATCAAACTCGCCCTCCAAGTTTCTCGTCATCATGTTGGAAGGTCTTTAGGAAGCAATGACACTTTGATTGTAAGATGCTCTTAA